A window of Gimesia sp. genomic DNA:
CGGAAACCAAATGCTTCTGCATCTGATACGCTGAAGGTTGCAACGAACAGGGTCATTGCGGCGATCAAAGAAAGTGTGACAGCTTTTCGAATCATGGTGTACTCCTCAGATTCTTAAGAAAGTGGTTCCACTTCGCCGGAAGATAAGTCACTACCTTCATCCCCCAGCGATGTCCCTAAGTCTACGCACCTAGGGAAAACAGGTCTGTTTTTCTGGTTTGGTAAGATTTGCCGGTTACGGCAAATACGTTGATTACAATACCAGAACGAATTACGATGTCAAAGTAAAGCGAACACGAAAAATAAAGTTTCTCTAAAAATCCTTTATTCCCTCAAGTATCGCATTTTAACAGTTTTAGAACTGGTTTTCACGTGTTTGAACACGGTAAATCCGACCAGACCTGTCGGCTCTCACTCAATCCTAGGTCAAAAATAAGGAGACCACCTGAATTCCTGTAGATATTTGGGAAGACTGCGCAAAAAATTCGCTCTGTTGCGCTCGTTGACTCTTTAAGTTTATTTGCTTGCAACCCTCTCGCAGTCAAAGTAAAACCAGATCTGGCTCCCTGAGCTGCTTCAAATAAACTTCTTCAAAATTCACGGATTGTTCAGTGCCGTCATCTGCCTCAGAATCTTCAGCCTCACCATCAGATCAACCACGACTGTGGTACTGTGGGTCCCGTACTATTTCATTTGCTGAGCGGCCATTGTTGATGGGTATTCTTAATGTCACTCCCGACAGTTTTTCGGATGGAGGAGAGGTTACGGATCGGGACGCAGCCGTCAAGAAGGGCTTACGTCTCATTGAACAAGGCGCGGATATTTTAGACATTGGTGGCGAATCGACCCGTCCCGGTTCTGAACACGTTCCCCTGGACGAAGAACTCCGCCGCGTCGTGCCTGTCGTTGAACAGCTCGCGAACGAGACCGACGTCCCGATTTCCGTCGACACCACCAAAGCGGAAGTCGCCCGTCAGTCGCTCGCAGCCGGCGCTGCGATCATCAACGATATCTCCGGTCTCACCTTTGATCCGGAGATGATCCCCCTGGCTGCCGAAACCAGTGCGGGAGTGATCTGCATGCACATCCAGGGAACACCCCAGACCATGCAGGACAACCCGACCTATGAAAATGTCATCGTCGATCTGAAAAACTGGTTCCAGGAACGATTGCAGGAACTGCTCTCGGCGGGAATCGAACCCGGCAGAATCGTCCTCGACCCGGGCATCGGATTCGGGAAAACAGCCGAACACAACCTGCAGATTCTCTCCCACATCCGCGATTTCCAGGATCTGGGTTATCCGATACTCATCGGTCATTCCCGCAAACGCTTCCTGTCGAAGCTGCTGGGCCGCGATGTTGAAGAACGTCTGGCGGGAACGGTCGGCGTCTCCATCGCCCTGGCCAGTCAGGCTGTCGAAATTATTCGCCTGCACGACGTCGAAGCCAACCGCGATGCAATCTCGGCCTGGAAAGCAGTCACCAGCCGCGTCACCTGATTACAAGATACTGATACTCGACTCTCTAACTAACTAATACGGCTCCTCAGGCAGCCCTGCTTCAAGGAAATACACAGCATGAACATCAAACTTCGAACCCGGACACTCCTTCTTTCCCTCTGCTCAATACTGGCGTTTTACACCGTCGCCCGGGCTGCGGATCAGCCTGCTCACAATTTCGACCGCTGGGAAAAGTCCATCGCCCAGTTTGAAAAACAGGATAAGGCACAAGGTATTCAGGAAGACGGTATCCTGTTTGTCGGTTCTTCCAGCATCCGCATGTGGGATCTGAAGAAGTACTTCCCTGAACTTCCCGTCATCAATCGAGGCTTCGGCGGATCTGAAATCGTTGACTCCACCCACTTCGCCGATCGGATCATTCTCAAACACAAGCCCAAAGTCATCTTCCTCTACGCCGGTGATAACGACATCGCCCGCGGTCGCACCGCGAAAGAGGTCGCCGGCGACTTCAAACAGTTCGTCTCCGTCGTCCATCAGGCCCTGCCCGAGACCCGGATTGTCTTCATCGCCGTCAAACCCAGTCTCAGTCGCTGGAAACTGGCCGGCACCATGCAGGAAGCCAACAAGCTGATCAAAAAACAGTGTGAAAAACACGACTATCTGGCGTTCGCCGATGTCTGGGATCCGATGCTGGGCGAAGACGGCAAACCCCGTCCCGAGCTCTTCAAAAAGGATGGCCTGCACATGGAACACGCAGGCTACCTCATCTGGAAGAAAGCGGTCGAACCCTATTTCCCCCAGAACTGATCGCATTCCCGATCATTGCTAAGTTGAATTGATTACAGGGTTTCCACACGCAGTTCATGCGCCGACACGAACTGGTTCAGCTCGCTGCGTGTGAAGATGCCCG
This region includes:
- the folP gene encoding dihydropteroate synthase — protein: MGILNVTPDSFSDGGEVTDRDAAVKKGLRLIEQGADILDIGGESTRPGSEHVPLDEELRRVVPVVEQLANETDVPISVDTTKAEVARQSLAAGAAIINDISGLTFDPEMIPLAAETSAGVICMHIQGTPQTMQDNPTYENVIVDLKNWFQERLQELLSAGIEPGRIVLDPGIGFGKTAEHNLQILSHIRDFQDLGYPILIGHSRKRFLSKLLGRDVEERLAGTVGVSIALASQAVEIIRLHDVEANRDAISAWKAVTSRVT
- a CDS encoding SGNH/GDSL hydrolase family protein, which encodes MNIKLRTRTLLLSLCSILAFYTVARAADQPAHNFDRWEKSIAQFEKQDKAQGIQEDGILFVGSSSIRMWDLKKYFPELPVINRGFGGSEIVDSTHFADRIILKHKPKVIFLYAGDNDIARGRTAKEVAGDFKQFVSVVHQALPETRIVFIAVKPSLSRWKLAGTMQEANKLIKKQCEKHDYLAFADVWDPMLGEDGKPRPELFKKDGLHMEHAGYLIWKKAVEPYFPQN